From the genome of Rhizobacter sp. AJA081-3:
AGTAGGCGCGCGGGCCCGCGCCGTCGCCGCGCGCGCCGTGGCAGGCGGCGCAGTTGGCCAGATAAAAAGCACCCCCGCGCTTGAAGTCTCCCTTCAGACCGTTGGGGAGGCCGGCCGTCATGTCGACCTGCACGGGGGTGGAACCGGTGTCGGCTTCACGCCCGCCGTGGGCCCGCGTGCCGGAGATGCCCGGCGTGCCGGGACTGGCCTGCGTGCCGGGGTCGCGCTTGACGTAGGTGCTCAGCACGTGGTCGGCGAGCACCGTGATGTCGGACTCGGAAAGCTGCGTCTTCCACGCCACCATGGCCGTGCCGGGCCGGCCGTGGGTGATGGCCAGCACGATGCGTTCGCGCGTGAGTTCCTGCCGCGAGGTCTCGGTGGTGAAGTCGCGCGGCGGCGTCGACAGCGAGCCGGTGGCGCGGCTGCGACCATCGCCCTTGTCGCCATGGCAGACCGAAC
Proteins encoded in this window:
- a CDS encoding cytochrome c codes for the protein MNPPLAPRRVATWRRLLAAAAAMLFLQCLQFAQAATPAPAGSSRGALLYHNYCSVCHGDKGDGRSRATGSLSTPPRDFTTETSRQELTRERIVLAITHGRPGTAMVAWKTQLSESDITVLADHVLSTYVKRDPGTQASPGTPGISGTRAHGGREADTGSTPVQVDMTAGLPNGLKGDFKRGGAFYLANCAACHGARGDGAGPRAYFINPKPRNFVEPASRARFNRLALYAAVSEGRNGSEMPAWKQVATPQQIADVSEYVFRSFIAAAPAAQATAARP